GTTTGTGATATTGGAATCCGCCGTGATGTTTCGAAAGTGCCAGTTGAGAGACTAGTTGATCGGGTTGGCTTCGTCGAGTCGGAGGTTGCAACTGAGATGGTCAAGTGAGAGTAATTTATGTGCAAATACTAGTTTTGTGGCTTGTAAAAGAATTGTCATGGAATTTATTATTGTATCTTTGTATGATTGTATCAACATTGTAAAAGTATTTGTACTTGgatgtttatgttttttttttttttttccttatacgAAAATGAGTATAATAAACTCAAGGAAAAGTCTGCTGATCCAGGAATTGCTTGAAGTGAGTCTCATTTAGCTAGATAATTAGCTGTGAAATTTACTTCTCGAAATCTCGAATGATGTGAGTGAAACAAGTCTTTTCAAATAATCATGCAAGTTGTTTGATGTCTTCcactattttctttttaagcCAAGAAAGATCAAACGAAATGATAAGACCTTCGAGTTGCCCTCCTGCTCGAACATATTCTTGAACTACTCTAAAACATTTTGTAAACCTTCTCTATGATGATAAAGCCAGACGCCGCAGTGTTGTTTTGATAAAGTAATCCATCAAAACTAGTCTTCACATGATGATTGGAGGGAAGGCACCATCTAGCAAGTGAGCGGTCTACTCCATAGATCAATGCAGCAATGCTGCTATGTTCAAGAAgcaatttttctctacttttggTGTAGTTGTGCTTTCTGTGGAGTAGACGAGGAAACAGCATTGCACCTCTTTAGGAACTTTCCTCACTGCTATGTGGTTAAATAGCCCCTTGGCAAGAGAACTCGGAACCAACTTTCTCCCACCTTGATGGATTGGATTCTGGAGGTGATGAGTTCTCTAATCCATTGATCAAATTATATCATCTGTTGTTATTATCAGCCACATATGGAGCAAGAGAGCCGGGCAGGTTCTATGCGCTTGCTTGAGGAGTATGCTTCATCCTCTTCCTACTAACTTACTAAGGGCACTAGGGCAGACCTTCTGTGGCAAAATCCACCTAGGGGAAGCCTCTAGATTAATATGGATGGTGCTTACATTGGTGTGATGGGATGACAAAGGGGGTCTGTGTTGGTGCTATGGCTCAAAGTGTCACGAGAATGGATTCTGCTATGACAGTCGAGGCCCTTGCATTGAGGGCAGCAATTCTGTTTTTAATCCAGTATCATTGGTAGTATGGACTAAAAAGTGCTGAGGCACCTTGGTAAGTGCTTAATTTCATTCTGATGACACTTTAGGTGGCATTGTATTTGAGCTTTCTCTTCTTATAGCTACAAGAGCACCATACTTACCGAGAAGCAAACAACGTGCCTAACAAATTGACCGGCCCATCTGCTGAAGATAAACGTTTGGTTAGATGATACTCATGCACCTATTCAGGATGTATTCTTTAAGGAGTCTTGTGTTTCCTTTGCTCAGAGTTTTGCTGACTTGCCACCTTGTATGCTTCTTCTTCAGTTAATCTCATTAAGCTAGTGTCATTCCTGTCGGTTTTCAGAGTGCTGGAACTTTATTCATTTACAGATATTAGGATAGATACATTGTTGCAGTCCTAAATTAGGGTGCGCCAACTACATCACTCCTAATATGCAAATTATATTATGGTGACACACTAGACTTAAAAATGTTACTTGAATCTAAATAAAAGATTCCATGTAATTGATCCTTATCAATTACTCCCAGTACAAAAAACCACACATAAATTAAGTCACCTCTAACCTAAAAATATTCTACAAAtcacaatacttttcaaacaatataaCTTAGCACATTTCCACAACATATTGTTTTTCCGAAAAGTAAATACTCGAAACAAGTATATGAACATGcacaatcatgcatattgtttcaccaCCACAAAATCCACTATATATACATGTagacattcactcaggaatgcctactaatatcaactatagtttgcaattaattaaattaacctCTAAAACTATAAAAGtaactcggttcgtaaatgaacaatGTGAGATTACCTACCTCTAAATTCCCACTGCGTCTTCAAAAAATTTAGGTAAATTACCGAACGTGCTGTCAATCACCTAAAGAAAGTACATGCTCAATTCAGTACACAAATCACTAAAACAATTAAATTCTGAAACTCCCGAATTAATCCAAAAATCCGAAAATGACTCTAATCGAGAAAAAAATtcatctgagaccacccaaagtcttcggaacacttctacggtCAATATAACAAAGTTACAAATTGATcaaacggtcggatcctcacggatcgaaaaccaaGACGATCGAAAAactgtaaaaaccctaacaaattcatacgatctccaaaaattacttattatatatcaaaacgctcgtatcgataAGTATATGATaaataaaaccagaaactgcccctaacatggccggaacaccaccACTGGTGGTGGCATGTCCACctgtagacaccaaaaatttaatgaaaataaaattcattaaataattcggtcaacacttgaaactatgaccgaacaaatttagttggcatgtgggtcccacaaaatgtgcACGGGGCTTATGAGTAAGCATAATCAAGCGGACTCAGGAAATGACACGTGGCGGCATACAAAAATCCCAAcggcaataaataaatttgttccTACTTAATCAGCTGATATTAAGGCAGACCAATTAAAgtaaatcaattgattccgagtcaaatcaagtattaaatttcgtctgctgattagatgtcaatttatttaaattgataatcaagatgaaaaatcagccatcaaattaattggataATTTCTTAATGATCGTGATTAAACCAGTTAATTAagtgattgatttgattatgttattaagaaAAAagcaattaattacgtgtcatcaaggtATTCCAAATGAAGAGGGACGctgacactataaataccccttctcaaatcaagagaaggacttcagccaaaaaagagaaggaaatactctcaaaattctTGAAGCCTCCCAATCAcgtgtgaagaaccctcaagctgccaaatagccggttcctcaCCAACTTCAAGTCAAAACATTCGTCACATGTCGACTCTCGTGACCATcgtccaactcaagatcaagcgtcaagcccttgagtgaaattcatcgtcagagatcgaatcagaggattaccaaagattgtaacccacacttaaattaataaaattattatttttgtacacgtgtatgtatcttgtttgtttgtttttagatTTCCGTGTTTACAAATTGGCACACCTGGTGGGACCTCTTTGCCTCTCACCTCCTTCTCCGTAAGACGATTCCAAACAAATCCGTTCGAGCAATGGCTTCCAAGAACACTCAAGTCATCCAGAAGAACAAGTCCAAGACAACGACCTCAAAATCGAGCAGCAGCTCATCGGGTCACGTCACTCGAAGCATGGCAAAGGTTCAGCCTACAACATTTGTGGCTTTGCCTTCTAAGCCTCGCCAACCAATCAACAccctggaaagtttaggggcagGGAAACATGTCCCTCGAAGTGAAGAGAGACAAGCTCCAAATACAAAATCAAGGGAGCGGTCGTTCTCACCTGCCTCTGATGACAATTTAAGCACCGGATCATACCATGGAAATCCTGATCCTGAAGAAAATAACACTTCTGGGATGCGGTCAAACAGCGCGTCTCACCTCTCAGCAATGCAAGTCATGATGACTGGGGCAACCATGCTCGAAGAGCAGGTAGCTAATCTGATGGAGGCAGTTCAAAAGCTCACTAATCCCGTCGAAGAAAAAGATATGCAGATTGCTCAACTTTGGAGCAGGCTCGAGAAACaaaatgatgaggattctgCTAGGATTCCATACAAGAATGACaaagagaaacaagaagaaaattcaAAGACAAATGACAAAGACAGTGAAAGTCCACTTGGTTCTTTGTCCGTCCAGCAGCTGCAAAACATGATCAACAACTCCATCAGAGCTCAATATGGAGGTACTTCTCATGATTCTCTCACATACTCCAAGCCATACACAAAAAGAGTGGATAGCTTGAGGATGCCATATGGGTACCAACTGCCCAAGTTTCAGCAATTCGAGGGGAAGGGTAATCCAAAACAACATATTGCCCATTTTGTCGAGACTTGCAACAATGCAGGAACGGAGGGAGATCATCTTGTTAAGCAGTTTGTACATTCATTAAAAGGCAACGCCTTCGAATGGTACGCTGATCTGGAACCTGAGTCAATCGACAATTGGGATCAGATGGAGCGTGAGTTCTTGAATCGTTTCTATAGCACGAGACGAACAGTGAGCATGATGGAACTTACTAGCGCCAAGCAATAGAAGGATGAACGCGCAATTGATTACATCAATAGGTGGCGTTCGTTGAGTCTCGATTGCAAAGATCGATTGTCAGAAGTATCTGCAGTGGAAATGTGCATCCAAGGTATGCACTTTGATTTACTATACATCCTGCAGGGAATCAAGCCCCGTACGTTTAAAGAGCTGGCTACGCGAGCACACGACATGGAGTTGAGTATAGCTAGCCACAAAGGGAAGAAGGAGTCAATTGTTGACCAAAGGAAAGACAAGGTCTTCGGAAGCAAGATTGATAAGGCACCGAAGAAATCTGCAAAAGAATCGATGACCGTTAACATTGCCCCAGTCAAAATCCTGACACGAGATAAGGAGGTTAAGAAAGCTGAGCCAACTCGCACCTACGACAGAACAAAGCGTTCGTTGAAGGAATGGAAACAaaagacatatcccttcccagatTCTGATGTGGCAGGCATGCTGGAAGATTTACTTGAGAAGAAGGTGATAGAGCTCCCAGAATGCAAGCGGCCCGAGGAAATGCATCGTGTCAAGGACCCGAAATACTGCAAGTACCATCGGCTCGTTAGTCACCCAGTGGAGAAATGCTTTGTTCTGAAAGATTTAATAATGAATCtcgccaagcaaggaaggatcGAGCTGGATGTCGATGATGTTGCTGAGGTAAACTGCACTACCATCGTGTTTGGTTCATTCAAGCCTGCCCCGTTGCCTCCTCTTCCAATGAAAGCACCATATCAGCTTTCGAGAAAGCCATGCATAAAGTCAAAGTTGGAGGAAGTCAAGCCAACCCAACAAGCGAGCCTCGCACCTGTTGCAACCCCTAAAATTGACTCAGTTGTTGATAACGAGGGATGAATACTTGTCACTATAAAGAAGGCACGCAAGAGCCCATCGCCATGTGTACCTATCACTCAAGCAAAATACAAGCAGTCACAAGAAAATCGTCAATGTCTTGAGAAAGGTAAGACAAGATTTGTCAAGGAAAGGGGCAATCCTTTTGTTCGAAGACCCCATGGTGTGGCTTAGTTAACAAGAGCCTTTCCCAAGAAAGGCAACAAACAAGATAAGGTGAGAGCCGCCCACATGACAACAAGCTACgaaattggttcgaaggattttGCCAAGGCTGAGTCAAGCACGGTCAATACGAACCAAATGATAGAGGAGAATGAGGTGTTGAAGCAATTAGAAGACCTGCCATTGCACTTTAGCATTTCTGATCTATTGCAATTGCCAAAATTGACAAGATGTGATTTGGTATAGGTGCTGATCGACATAGGCAAGTACTCCACAGAGATTAACAAGGTGAAACCGAAGGAATGCGTCACATGTGTTGCAGATTGTAATGCCATTCACTTTACTGATGAAGACCTTCAGTTGGGCTCTAAGCCACACAATAGACCTCTCTTCATGACGAGGTATGTTCGAGATCAAAAGCTAAACCACATGCTTGTAGACGGAGGGTCTGCTGTAAACATTATGCCTAGGTCAACCATGAAGCAGCTTGGCATCAATGTGGAGGAGTTGTCTCGAAGCCGTCTCAtgattcaaggcttcaaccaAGGGGGAAAAAGAGCCATAGGCATGATCAAAGTAGATATGACAATTGGAGAAATGAAGTCGAACACTTTGTTTCAAGTGATCGATGCGAAGACCTCCTACAATTTATTGTTGGGGAGACCGTGGGTTCACGAAAATGGTGTCGTTCCCTCCACTCTTCATCAATGCTTCAAGTTCTATGATGGCGGAGTAAAAACAGTAGCAGGTGATACTAAACCATTCACTGAAGCTGAATCTTACTTTGCGGATTCCAAGTTCTACATGGATGATGAAACAATaaaggaagttctcccagttagAGTACCTTTTATAGGGAAGATTGCAGAGGTGCGTAATAAGGAAGTGAAATCCAGCATGGCAAGAAATTCCACTGAGGAACCACATAAAGTTTCGTCGGAAACTAAAGTGACagcttcaaagaacaaaatcagcTCCTCTGCTCCAGTTCTGCATTACGTGCCAAGGTCTAGGCTAAAAGAAGGGGAGTCTCCTTTTGTGGAGGCAAATGAGCAAGAACGTCCGCGAAAGCTAGATGAGAAGGACGTAGAATTGTTAAAAGAAACATCAACCATACCGTTGATGAAGTTGAGCAACGTAACTCCCACCAAGCAGCCTCTAAAAGGGTTTGTCAAACCGATTTAAGGCAAGACAGAGCATGGGACACTTcctgacaaaaggacaaggGAAGGATTCGACCCTAACGCTTACAAGCTACTAGCAAAGGCTGGATATGACTTCGGTTCGTCAAGAAAGCAAGGTGGCCAAGTCATCTCTGATAAAAAGGTGCATAAGCTTAATGAATCTCAAAGGAGGTTGAGAGAGCAAGGAAGCACAGCTGACCCTGCTAAAGCatgtcttggttttgtaccaggcaaaccaattaaaatttcaggaagaagaaaagttgcAAAGGCAAGCACGCAACACATTAGTGTTGAAGTAGTAGAAGAAGAGGCTCAAGAATCTAAATCTGCCTCTCGTGTTTCGGCATTTGACCGCATTCATCCTAATTCTCAAGCTGCGATGCCTGAACAAGTTGGTGAGCTGGAACCTCGAGTCTCTGTATTTGATCGTGTCGATACTTCAACAAGCCGAGTCTCAATTTTCGATCGCATCACCCAAACGACCACTCGATCTTCCGTGTTCAATAGGTTGTCATCTTCCGATGAAGGAAATAAGAAATCTAAGTCAGCCCCTCGAAAGTCAGCACTTGAGAGGATACAAGCACCCAAAGAGCAACAAAGGCGAAAGAGAAAGGGGATTGACGACCAAGGAAACGACAAAGAGATCCGAAGTCTCATTCCGTCACGCATGAAGCGACGCTCTATGTTAAAGGTGAGCTCAAGCGAACAACTCAAAGTGAAGGAGCACACCATCGTACTCACTGGCCAAGTCGGAACGAGTAATGTTGATGGCAATGGCGAAGATGAGATTGTTCAATTTGCCTATCATATTACGGTAGCAGAAGCAGAggcttttgaagaagatgacCATGATCATTCCGAGGATGAAGTAGATGAAGCTCCTTCAGAACTTAAAGACGGGGGACAAGCTACTATCGACGAGCTTAAAGAGCTCAATTTGGGAACTGAGGAAAATCCAAGACCTGTCTTCGTGAGGGCTTCGCTGAGTcccgaagaagaaaagaaatactaTGACCTGTTGCTTGAATATAAAGACGTCTTTGCATGGACATACAAAGAAATGCCTGGTCTTGACCCAAAGGTAGCGGTTCATCGTCTCGTAGTTAAACCTGAGGCTCGACCGATCAAGCAAACACAACGACTCTTTCGTACAGAACTCCTTCCTCAAATTGAAGCTGAAGTTGATAAGTTGATTGCTGTGGGTTTCATTAGAGAGGTTCAATATCCTAAGTGGATTGCAAACATTGTTCCtgtcaagaagaagaacggaCAACTCCGTGTATGTGTGGACTTCCGTGACTTAAATGACGCGTGTCCGAAAGATTACTTCCCTTTGCCCATCATTGAACTCATGGTGGATGCAACAACGGGGCATGAAGCTTTTTCCTTCATGGATGGGTCATCTGGGTATAATCAAATTAGGATGGCCTTAGAAGATGAAGAGCTTACTGCGTTCCGTACTCCCAAAGGCATTTATTGCTACAAAGTCATGCCATTCGGGTTGAAAAATGCTAGTGCAACATATCAACGTACTATGCAGAAAATCTTCGGAGACATGCTTCACAAGTACGTGGAATGTTATGCCAACGATTTAGTGGTCAAGTCAAAAAGGAGAACGGATCACTTCCAAGACTTAAGAAGGGTGTTTGATAGACTACGCAAGTACCAACTCAAGATGAACCCCCTCAAATGTGCTTTTGGAGTTAGTTCAGGCAAGTTTCTTGGATTCATTGTGAAACATCGTGGCATTGAAGTGGACCAGTCAAAGATTAAGGTCATTCAAGACATGCCTGAGCCAAGAAATCTACGCGAGTTAAAAAGTATCCAAGGACGGCTTGCCTTTATTAGACGGTTTACATCAAACCTTGCAGGCCATTGTCAGCCGTTTAGTCGACTTTTGAAGAATGATGTGCCTTTCGTATGGGATGAAGCTTGCCATAATGCCTTTGAAAGCATAAAGAAGTACTTGGCAAACCCTCCAGTGTTAGGTGCACCCATCCTTGGGAAGCCGCTTATCCTCTACATTGCTGCTCAAGAGCGATCACTCGGAGCAGTCCTAGCCCAAGAAAATGAatcaaagaaggagagggcgttGTATTACTTGAGTCAAACTCTCACAAGACCGGAACTAAACTATCCGCTGATAGAGAAAATCTGTCTCGCACTCGTCTTTGCTATCCAAAAGTTAAGACATTACATGCAAGCTTACACAGTGCATCTAGTGGCGCGAGCTGACCCAGTCAAGTTTGTTATGTCACAACCCGTCTTGACAGGGCAAATGGCAAAATGGGCACTACTCCTCAATCAATATGAGATCAACTACATACCAGCCAAAGCGGTTAAAGGACAAGCATTGGCTGATTTCCTAgtagatcatcctattcctgcGGATTGGGAGATTTCGGATGAGTTGCCAGACgaagaagtctttaatacaGAGGTCCTCCCTGCTTGGAAAATGTTCTTCGATGGGTCTTCACGAGCAGATGGGGTAGGCGCTGGTGTGGTCTTCATTTCTCCGCAAAGGCAAATATTGCATTATGCCTTTACTCTTGGTGAGTTATGTTCCAATAATGTTGCTGAGTACCAAGCGCTAATTATGGGACTACAAACCGCAACTgaaatgaaaatctcaaatctagAGGTGTATGGAGACTCGAAGTTAGTAGTTGATCAATTACTAACTCTCtatgaagtgaagaaagaggatTTAGTTCTTTATTTTCAGCTCGCCACACAACTCTTAAAGGGTTTTGATGCTATCACACTAACACAtgtgccaagaaaagaaaatcaaatagcagacgctttggccaacttagcagcaactttggcattatcagaggaTGAAATCATACACCTTCCAATCTGCCAACGGTGGGTCGTACCAACAATCTCTGAGCTTTGGCATGAATACTCCAATGTTGTCTCTGTTTACGTGATTGATGTGGATGACTGGAGGTACCCGTTGATTGATTACCTAGAGCGAAATAAGTTGTCTGATGACCCAAAGCAACACTCGGACATAAGACGAAGAGTATCACGCTTCTTCTACTATAAGGAGACTCTTTATCGACGATCATTCGATGGATTGCTTCTTAGATGTCTGGGGAAAGAGGAAACTGCCAAGGCTATGGAGGAAGCTCATTCAGGAGTATGCGGAGATCACTAGTCAGGCCCTAAGCTCCATTTTCAAGTGAAGATGATGGGTTACTATTGGCCCACTATGGTTAAAGATTGCATGGAGTATGCACAAAGGTGTCAAGCTTGCCAGTTTCATGCAAACTTCATCCATCAACCACCAGAGCCATTGCATCCAATGATTGCTTCCTACCCCTTCGATGTGTGGGGACTTGATGCTGTTGAGCCCATAACTCCGAAATCctccgccagtcactcatacatTCTAGCAGCTACGGATTCCTTTTCAAAGTGGGCAGAGGCGGTACCGCTtaaggaaataaagaaagaaaatgttgtagacTTCATCAAAGGGAATATCATTCAACGATATGGTGTTCCTCGCtgcatcatcacagacaatgccAAGTACTTTTCCAATAGTGTCATGGAGAAACTCTCTGAGAAATATCACTTCAAGCTGCACTTTTCTTCTATGTACAATGCCCCGGCAAATGGGTTGGCTGAAGCATTCAACAAGacattgtgtaacattttgaagaaagttgtcagcaaaacaaaaagggattgGCATGAAAGAATGGGCGAGGCGCTTTGGGCCTATAGAATGACATATCGAACTCCCACGAAAGCTACACCTTACTCCCTTTTATATGGTGTTGAAGCGGTCTTACCCTTGGAGAAACAAATTCCATCTCTGAGGATTGCTTTGCAAGAAGGACTGACTGATGAAGAGAACGTCAAGTTATGCTTTCAGGAGTTGGAAGCCTTAGATGAAAAGAGACTTGACGCGCAACAGCACTTGGAATGCTATCAAGCTCGAATGTCACGAGCTTTCAACAAAGGGGTTCGACCCAGATCCTTTCAAGTTGGTGATCTAGTGCTTGCCGTGAGCAGACTTATCATCATGACACACAAGACTGGTCCTAAGTTTCAGTCAAAGTGGGATGGACCATATGTAGTCCGCGAATTCTACACCAATAGAGCCTACAAAATTGTGGCTGAAGATGGCCTGAGGATTGGCCCCATAAATGGAAATTTCTTGAAGAGGTACTACGCTTGAAGAAAGTAAGAAGACGCTCCTAGCCAGCACGAGCCTAAACTGCACATGgcacatacaaaaaaaaaaatttacttcaTCTATAAACCCTTGAACTACGTGATGACTTGATTCATTCATTAGAAGGATACGTAGGCAGCTTGGGGATAACAATCTCAAGTTCagtcaaatcaaataaaaaataaagggtttgtttactattcataaagtaaataaataaaatgatactTTATTTCCATAATAAGTTATGACTGTCAAAGTTTGATTTATTACAAGTAATAAaggaaaatgaacaaaaaaaatcatcataagTTATGAATGGAGAACAGCTCTTCACACCCAAGTCAAACCCTTGAAGCTATTGCGGTGGTTCTCAAAAGTATCTCGCAATGATTTTGTCGTCTCGAGCTCTACAGTGGTCACCTCGGGGGTCTCTTGGATTTCAGTCTTCTCTTTTTCTAGGTTGACAAGTTTCTTCTCCTGTAGTAGAAGTCTTTCATCTAGTAAAGTCATTGTTTGCTCCAATTTTCGCTGCTCCTCTTTAATTTCTCCAAAGACTTGAGTGCAGATTGACGATGATCAGAGTCAGCTTGACGAATTGAAGTGACCTTCGTAATTTCTGACTCTGTGTCAGCCAGACGTTGATTACGTGTGCCTGGAGTAGCCTTGCGTGAACAAGAAAGTCGTGCCAGGTTGTATTGGTCAGCACTAGTCAACAATCCTTCAACTTTTCCCCTTACGGATGAAGGATCAATCCCATATTGGCTAAGCTCAGCTATCAGCTTGTCAAGTTCCCCCTTGCTGGAAAGAATGGTCTTTGAGGAGTGCTTCATTATCATATCTTCAATTTGTTCACAAACTGCAGTAGCAGCTTGTTGACGAATATCACGAAGTCTTTGGCTGGCATCTATAATAGCAGCTCCACTAAGAGAGGCCTCAGAAAAGGCTATGGTGTTCAGAGGCTTAGGAGGATGCACCTTGATAAGTGGACCTGTACATATAtcattagttaaaaaaaaaagggggcttAAAGTGCAATGAAAACACACAAGATTTCAGAATTGTACCTGTAGGGTCAATTTGCTGTGAGTCATTCTTTGCATTGGATTTTCCTTTCGTGGGTAAAGCGTAAGCCTTAAGTTCCGCTGCAGAAAGAACACGTATAGGGTCTGAAGAGGGGTCATCATTCCCCCAAAGTGAATGATCATCAATCTCTGCACCCTGAAAAGATGGGAAAAGAACAATtcaagttccaaaaaaaaaaaccacaaaaagaaagaaagaaaaaatctcTGACACAAATCCAAAAAAGAGTTACCTCATTTCGTTGCAGCATCGGTTGTGAAGAAGTTGAAATGTCACCAAGAAAGTCAGTATTCAGAGTGAACTCAGCATTGGGATCACAATAAATAGGGCCAAGACTGGTGTCAGTTTTCAGACGCTTAAAGTGCACTTCACTATTATTGCTACCGCTGCTTCCACTCCGCCTTCTTTCTTTTATGGCAGGTCTTTTCAACTTAGGTGGATGAACCAAAGCAATGTGAGAATCTAAAGAGTCCCCATCATCATCTAGAGTGCTGAGTAGATGAGTCTGGCAATCACTACTAGGAAGCAAAGTCCTATTTGGAGGCGCAGGGACGTTGGTGCTACATTTAACTTCACGAGGAATCACATTTTTGTGATGAGGCGGTGTTGCACGGGTGAcatttttatcttctttttctttcagagTCTTGTGCAGTGGTCTACTAGTAGACGCTTCTTTCGTTGCCTTCACTGGTGTAGAACGGTACACTTTAGACCACCAATCGACATAGTCTCGGGTAACCATGTACTCCGTGATAGCACTCTGGATCGGCAACGTTACCATGCACTTGGTGTTCATTCTGGTGCAAGAATCCCAATGCTTATAAATCAAAGCCAATACGCTGGTGCGAATGTCATTCTTAAGGCTGCCAGGAATGTCTGGGACATAACCAAACTGTCGACTAAACCGATGTGGACTGTATGGCTGAATGACTCGTCGGTTATCCTGTCTGAGATAAAGATACCCATATCGAAGGCTGATGAGTATGAGGTCTAAATGGGAGATCTTATCGCGGTTGGTAATCACCCTGCTCTCCGAAAATACCCTGGAAAATGCATCCATCCTCACATTGTCACATGCATTGAACAAAGAAAGAGCCTGTGAGTCTCCACAATGTTTAGCTGAAAATTCTCCGGAGAAGCGAACCATACGGGGCCTTAGGTCATTAGGAAGTGGAGACTGAAAGTGGGTGCCAAAGTACTCCGCTAGCCATGcataaatataatgaaaaggaaGGGCAGCTGAGCAGTTACTTGGATCGCTGGAAACAGAAATCTCGCCTAAACCTTGATAGATGCTGGCCAACACTGGTACTGCTAGGAAAACTGTACACCCTGTGACATTTTGCTGGCAACTTTGAATACTCCCGGACGAATCAAACCAGTGTCGTCTCTAGGTAAAACAAACAGACACAACCAACAAGCAAGAAAGGCAGCCAAATAGGTGGGCTCTACATCTTCACTCTCAATGCCTAAGTCATCAAATACTGTGAGGTCTGCAGAAGTACGTTGTCGAATCTCATGGATCCTGCCAGATGGATTGAACACATTCTGGGGCGGATCTCTTTTGTTCCTGGTGCTTTTGTTTGGAGGCCTCTTATAGTGCAAAGCTCCTCTATACCAATATCATATCCATGAAGTTATCTTCACTTTCTGCCTTTGGCTTTCCTTGCAGAGATTATGGTAGGCGAGAAAAACATAGCGGCAGCTCTGTTGACTCCCTTTGCTTGTTGCAGAAAGCTCCTCAGCAGCTGGAACAACTTCATCATAAAATCGTCCAGCAATGGAAAAACCTCCAAGTTGGTCCACATCCCAGAGAGAGATGGACATTTCCCCGCTAGA
Above is a genomic segment from Rosa chinensis cultivar Old Blush chromosome 3, RchiOBHm-V2, whole genome shotgun sequence containing:
- the LOC112191809 gene encoding uncharacterized protein LOC112191809, translating into MVRFSGEFSAKHCGDSQALSLFNACDNVRMDAFSRVFSESRVITNRDKISHLDLILISLRYGYLYLRQDNRRVIQPYSPHRFSRQFGYVPDIPGSLKNDIRTSVLALIYKHWDSCTRMNTKCMVTLPIQSAITEYMVTRDYVDWWSKVYRSTPVKATKEASTSRPLHKTLKEKEDKNVTRATPPHHKNVIPREVKCSTNVPAPPNRTLLPSSDCQTHLLSTLDDDGDSLDSHIALVHPPKLKRPAIKERRRSGSSGSNNSEVHFKRLKTDTSLGPIYCDPNAEFTLNTDFLGDISTSSQPMLQRNEGAEIDDHSLWGNDDPSSDPIRVLSAAELKAYALPTKGKSNAKNDSQQIDPTGPLIKVHPPKPLNTIAFSEASLSGAAIIDASQRLRDIRQQAATAVCEQIEDMIMKHSSKTILSSKGELDKLIAELSQYGIDPSSVRGKVEGLLTSADQYNLARLSCSRKATPGTRNQRLADTESEITKVTSIRQADSDHRQSALKSLEKLKRSSENWSKQ